Within the Rickettsia rickettsii genome, the region TACCTGTTAGCGATAAATCAAATATTATCACTCAGACAAAGCAAAAAGAAGCCCCTATAGAAAACGAAGACGCTAAAAAATCTGAGCAAAGTAAGCCAAAAGAAGAACCGCAAGATTTGTCTAAAGAAGAAAAAGCAAAAGAGCCTGAGGCTAAAACAATGGAAGCAAAGCCTAAAATAGAAGAGAAAAAACCTATAGAAGAACCAAAGTCTGAAAAAGCAAAAGAAGCGTTACCTGAGAAGAAAGAAGAAGTAAAGGAAGAAACACCTAAAGCAGAAGAAAAAAAACAAGCAGAAGAAAAGAAGAAGCCTGAAGAAAAGAAAGAGGAAACGAAACCGGCTGAGAAACCTAAAGATGTGAAGAAAAAAAAGCCTAAAACCGATGAGCTTGATTCTTTGCTGAAGAATTTAGAGCAATCTTCAGAAGGGGATAATGTAAAATCCAATAAGCATCAAAGGTCAAAAAAAGCTGATAATGCACAAGAAGCTAAGGGGGTTTATACGGATGGGCTGCCTCTTTCCGATAGTGACACATCTTTGATAAAAAGACAGATTGAAAGACATTGGAGTAATGTACCGGCAGGAGTTAGAGGTAATAATAAGGTAAAAGTCATTATTAGTATTACGCTAGATAAAGCAGGTAATGTTGAGCAGGCAAAGGTTAACAAAAAAATCTGTCCTAATATTCCGGCTAGTGTTTGTGAAGCTTTGGCAGATAATGCAATTAGAGCAGTATGGCAAGCAAGCCCTATCGAAAACCTTGACTCTGCACGCTTTAACCATTGGAAAGAGATTAATTTTAGTTTTGATCCAAGTAAATTGTAGGTTGGGCATTGCCTGCGTGGATACCACCCCGTCATTACGAGCAGTCGTAGACTGCATGGCAATCTCATGAAATAATAACAAACTCCTGAGATTGCTTCATCAATTATTTCATAATTTCCTCGCAATGACTATTTTCAAGCCACGTAGGCAAGCCTTTCGCAGGAATGACATTAAGAACATGCAATAATTAAAAAATATTATTCATCATGTTCGTGGTGATCACCGATTAATTCAAGCCCCATATCTTGTGGCTCATTATTGAAACAACAGTAGCAGCAATAACCAAACAAGAATAATAAGGTTGCTTCCATTAAAAATAGGGTCACAGCAGCATTACTAGAGCTTGCTAACTCATATTCTGAAGGTAATAAATCTGTAGGGATGTCTTTATTCATAAAACTTAGTTATTATGTTTACTATTTGTAAATTAAGTAAATAATAATACATGGAATAAATTTAGACCGAAATGAACTATCACAGAGCATAATATTTTGCCTGTTTTTATAATATGCATAACCATAGAAAAAACCGCATATAGTGCTTAAAGCTATATATTCTGCCTTGAAAATATGTAATCCCAAATATTAAAGATGCTATAATAACAGCTAAAATCTGCTGTTTTGGTCAAAGATTTTGTAATGTTCTTTTAAAAAACCCTAGAAAGAATACTTCCTAAGCCATACAGACGAAAAAGAAATATTGTTGTAATGAGAAAAATGTAGGTGATAGTTAAGAATGACATATAAACCTTTGTAAAAAACTATTTTTAATATATAGTTATTTTTTAGCATTAAAAATAGAAAATTTATTAAATATAGAGATTTTTAATAAATAATAATTGGATTTTAAAAAGAAAATATAAAAGATAATCATCAAAAAAAACAATAAAATAATATATATATATAATGGGACGATTGTATGAAAGATATAGAATATTGGGAAAAAAATTTTGAAAGCTGTAAATATTCAGATCAATTAATTGAAAGGCTTTTATTTTTAAATACCCAAGTCAAACAACCTATCGATATTAGAGAAGTTCAAAAAGGTATTTATTATGCTCGTAAATATCATGGTGAGCAAATGCGTCAATCAGGTGACCCTTATTATTCTCATCCAATCGCAGTAACGATTATGGTAGCGGAATTTGTAGCAAAAGAAGTGCCTAAACTCTTTACTTTTAGAATGCTACAAGCTGCATTACTTCATGACACTATTGAAGATACTGAACTTACTGAAGAAATAATTAGCAATATTTTTGATGAAGAAGTAGCAAGGCATGTAGCAGGTCTCACTAGAATTAAACCTTGGGGCAAAATAAGTAGCGAGAAAAGTCTTATTTTATTAATTAAACAACAAAGATACGATACTGCTCTTATAAAACTTTTTGATAGAATACATAATTTACAAACTTTGGAAGCAAAATCTCCTGAAAAAGCTCATAAAATAATTAAAGAGACATTAAAAAGTTTTTTAGTGTTAAGTGAAATACTTGAAATACCTTCAGTTTCAGAGCTTATATATGCTGAATGTTATAAAAATAATTTAAAATTTAATATAAATTCTACTTTTAATAAAATTATAAATTTCGATTCGTTTCCATTTTCTCAAAATAAGTTACTCCCATAAAAAAAGTGATACCTACCGGAATGAAAATTAAAAATAATCCCCAATATCCTAGAGAATTGGTAATATAAACTAAACCAAATGACGTTATAATATAAGTAAATAATTTTGCTATTGCACTTAGCATACTAGTATATGTAAATCTCTTAAAAACCGGAAAATATTTATAAAATATAGGCGCTGCTGGTACGTGATCAAATACGAATAATGCAGCTAAACATTGAAAAATAAAAATATATAAAGGAGTAGGGTTATAATTTAACATTATAGGAAAAAAAATGAGAGAGGTAAAAAATAGATATAATTTTACCTTTAGGATTTTTAAAGGATGGATTTTATAGCTAATAAATGCAAGACCGATAATACCGAGTAAATCTATTATAGATACCCAAAAATTTTGATTTATAATTTGATTTGGAGTAAATCCACATTCTCTTTTTAATATATCACCGCAATATATATATACGAAATAAAAACACGGTGGCCTAGCACACTGGATAAAGAAATACCAAATAGAAGTGGTGTTTGGAACTTTTTGATCTAGAATATCTTTGTCAATTTCTTCAAGCATAATATTATTTTCTTGAAGTCTTAGTTTTAATTTGTTTCTTTTATTTGAAAATGCCTCTGCTTCTTTTAAACTAGTCCTTGCAATAGTACCTACAAAAGCGATAGTTGCACCAACGAAAAAGGCTATACGCCAACTTGACTCATGGTGATAAATATTTTGATTAGTAAAAATTGATGCAATACCTAGTGCTACCGTAGTGCCTACGGCAGAAAATACGGTTATAATTGTTACTAATGGATATTGTATAGGAGGAGATGAATTTTCGGTTAAGTACAGCTCTGCACCTCGTGCTTCTGCAGTTGCTGACATACCTTGAATTATACGACATATAGTAAGAACCCAAGAGGCTGTGATACCTATCTGTGCATATGTTGGCATGCTGCCTATAATCACGCAAGTAATAGCCATTAATAGGGTAGTTAAAACAACTACAATCTTACGTCCAAAATGATCGCCTATATACCCAAATATTAATGCTCCTATAGGTCTGAGCAAATAGGTAGAACAGAAAGAAAAGGCAGTAAGCAACGAAAAAGTGAAAGGATCATATTCCGGAAAAAATAAATTATTTAAAAGCACCGCCATATGCACATAAAGCATAAGGTCAAAATACTCTAGAAATGTACCTATAGAAAGTAATCCGACTGCTTGTTTTTGTTCTGTATTTAAACTTCGTTGTTCTTTTTCGTAGCCTAACATAACCTTTGCATATTAATTAGATTACAAAATAAGCTATACTGCTTTTGATTCGAAGTCAATAAAGGATTAAGAATTTTTAATAAATATTGTAAATATTTAGGTTTCGTAAAGTTATCTAACTTAAAATTTTCAAATTATCTATTTTTCTCTGAAAGCTTTAAATGCAGTATCAGTAACGGGATCAAGTAAATATCTAAGTAGTGTTCTAGTACCTGTTACGATTTGTACCTCAGCTTGCATACCGGGGTGTAATTCAAGATTTTTAACTTTAGCAACTTTGTTAAATTCATCCATATCGATTTCAACTCTTGCAACATAATAATTATCTTGCTGTTGTCCCGGATGCTGTCTTTCATCTTGTACGATATCGGGAGATATGCTTACTACTTTACCGGTAAATGTTGGAGTTGTTCTTGATTTAAATGCACTGAAACGTATTTTTGCAACTAATCCCTCATGTACTGAGTCAATGTTTTTTTGAGATACCTTTGCTTCTATTATTAATGGGTCATTAGTTGGCGAAATTTCCATAATAGGTTGTCCGTGACTTATAACACCGCCTATTGTATGATATTTTAAATTATTAACGATACCGTCAACAGGTGATCTGATTATCACACGATTAAGCGAATCCGTCAGGGCATTATATTTTTCTTTAAGAGATGCGGTTTGTACTTGAGCTTCACGAAGCTCTGTTAAAGTCCGTTCAGTGTATTTATTTTGTTGATTTATAATTTTAATTTGAGTTTCGGTAATAGCATGGCGTATTCCTGCTATTTCGGCTTCAGTTGTTGCAACATCGCTTTTTGAAGCGGCAACTTTTGCCTCTTGGTCTAATAAGGCTGCTTTTTGTACAAAGCCTTTTTCTTTTAAGGTTCTTAAAGCTTTTAAACGGTCTTGATAAACTTCAGCAGTTTTGGAGGCGGCAACTTTTTTTGCTTCTAAACCTTCAATTTTTTTCTCAAGTTGAGCAATATTTTGATGTAATGCATCTTTTTCTGAGTTATATACTTCTTTTCTAGATCTAAATAAGTTTTCCTGCGTATGAATTATTTTAGCTACTTCCGGTAAATTGATATCCTGCATTAGAAAATCAGAGAATTCGATTTGTTCTAAATTATCACGTTCGGCCATTAAACGATTTTCAGTTGCTAAAAAATTACGGTATTGACCAAGAATATTTTCATGTTCGCTTTTTATTCTAGTTTCTTCAAGCTCTATTAATTTATCGCCTTCTTTGACTTTATCACCTTGCTTCACATAAATAGCATTGATTATTCCGCCTTCATGATGTTGAATCGTTTTTTTATTTGTGCTTGGCATTACGATACCGACAGCTACAGCACCACTATCAAGCGGAGCAAGAGCCGACCATAATCCACCTATTAATACTAAAAAGATCATAACATAAATACCAAAAAGTATAGGTGATCTTGCAGCTTGGGCTACGTTATTACGATCTTTATCGGTTTTCTTGGTAATAAAATTAACAAACCTATCAAGTTTTACTAATAAGAATTCTATAGCATGAGAGGTTTTCTTTAATGTAGTATTTATTAAAGCTTTACGTTTAGAACTTTGACCTTTAAGATTTAACGCATCTTCTCTTAAGGACAATAATTGTCTTAATTGTTCCGGAGTAATTTGAGGTTTATTGTGTTTTAAGTCCTGCATAATATTTAATCATTATTATATTTAGTCAGTATTGTTTGTATTTTGCGTCATTGCGAGGACATGATGTAGTAATTGACGAAGCAATCTCGATAGAATTCATGAGATTGCCACGCTCACAAAGTTTCCTCACAATGATGATTTGGAAGTCATGCAACAATGCTAATCAAGTCACGATATGACACTTTAGTTATTAATATGAATTGTATCGCTTTTTAAAGTTTTAAAGTGTTTTTGAATCTCTTCTGCCGTTCCGTAAACTGCAACGGCTCCATCCTGTAATATTAGAATTTTATCAACAACGGATAATACGGATGGTCTATGTGAAATTACAAGAACTGCTATTCCTTTAAGTTTTGCTTGTTTTAAGGCACTTGCAAGGGCAACTTCACCTGCCTCATCTAAATTAGCATTAGGCTCATCTAAAATGATGAGTTTTGGATTACCGTAAAAAGCTCTAGCAAGCCCGATACGCTGTCTTTGACCACCTGATAGATTAGAGCCTGCAGGACCGATATCAGAATCATAACCGTCAGGGAATCTTAATATCATTTCATGAGCTCCGGCTATTTTAGCTGCTTCAATAACTTTTTGCGGATCGGCATCTTCTTCCATTCTAGCTATATTTTGTTTAATACTACCGCTAAAAAGTTCTATTCCTTGAGGAAGATAGCCGACATGTCTACCGAAATCTTCTCTATTCCAACGATAAATTTCAGCACTATCTAAACGTACGGAACCTGATGATTCTTTCCATACCCCGACTATGATTTTAGCTAAAGTTGATTTTCCTGTAGCTGAAGGACCGATAATTGCTAAAACTTCGCCCGGTTGTACTGCAAAACTAACGCCTTTTAAGATATATTTCGGTACGGGAGGTTGCGGTAAATATTGCGGTATAGGGTGAGCATAATAAATATTTTCAACAGTAAGATGACCATCAACGTTCGGAATTGGCATAGTTTCGTCTCTAGAAGAATAAGTGTTAAATAAATTATTAATGTTTTTGTATGATTTAATAGCACCGCTCATACTTTTCCATAAATCAATAGCATTATCGAAAGGAGCAAGAGCTCTACCGACTATGATAGAACTCATAATCATATTACCGGGAGTCATATCTGCACTGTGAGATTTTACAACAATGTAAGCACCGACTCCGGTAACAGCCATTTGCATTATATTACGGATAAACCTTGAAAAGTTAGAAATAACACCGTTACGATAGCTAGCAACCGATTGCTTATCAAGTGCTAATATGTTAAATTTATGCCAATTTTTTGTAACATTCTTCATCATTCCCATTGCTTCAATTGCTTCTGCATTTCTGTTTGCAATATCGGCTTGTGTCATACCTTTTATCGAAAATTCGGTAGCTTCACCAAGTGTTTTATTAGTAGCTGCAGCGTTAAAGAAAGCGGTTGAAACTATTATAATTGCACCAAAAACGGTAATAAGACCGATATATGGATGAATTGAAAAAATAACCGCAATATAGATAAGGCTCCAAGGGGCATCGAATAAAGTATTAATTCCGGTACTTGTTAGGAATGTTTTGACGGCTTGAAAATCACGTAATAATTGGCTAGAACCCATATTTGCTCGTGTTGCAGCTGCAGAAATTGAAGAAGCAAAAATTACAGGAGCTACTGTTCTATCAAGCCATTCTCCTACCTTTATAAGTGTAAAAGAACGAGCAATTTGTAATAATCCGTAAACAAAATAAATATATGCGATTATTATTGATAAAAATAATAATGTTTGTAGATTACCGCTTCCAAGGACTCTATCAAGAACTTGTAGTGAGTAAAGAGGAGTAATTAACATTAGTAAGTTGATTACAAAAGCAAACCAAAAGACTATCCAAAAAGCTGTTCTACATTCGCCTAATGCTATTACTAGTGGGTTTTTTTTATTTAGATTATTATTTTTATTATCCATATTTTATATTATAAATAATTATTAATTAATTCTTCAGCAATTTGAACACTGTTTAAAGCTGCTCCTTTACGTAAGTTATCACATGTGATCCATAGATTTATCGTATTATCTCTACTGACGTCATTTCTAATTCGGGAGACATATACGGCATCTTCGCCTACCACTTCAACGGGTGAGATATACGCAAGGTAATTATTATTAGAAATTGTAACAATTCCATCGGCATCTTGTAATATTTCTTCGACTTCTTTGGCATCAATTTTGTCGTTAAATTCTATGTTAACCGATATAGAATGACCGATAAATACTGGTACTCTAACAGCAGTAACACTAGCTTTAAAGTGATTACCTATAATTTTGTTTAGTTCAGAAGCAATTTTTGCTTCTTCACTTGTATAGCCATCTTTATTTAAATCACCTATATGAGGAAAAAGATTAAATGCAATCTGTTTTGGAAATTTCTTAGGATCATGTTCTCCAAAAACATATTTAGATTTTGTTTGGTCGTAGAGTTCGTCCATTCCTGCTTTACCTGCTCCTGATACTGATTGATAAGTAGATATCACTACTCTTTTAATCTTTATGTCATTATCTAGCGGTTTTAATACTACTGCAAGCGGAATGACGATACAGTTAGGGTTAGCTATGATATTTTTAGTATTAAACTCTTTAAGTGTTGATAAATTAACCTCAGGTACAATTAACGGCACTTGATTATCAACTCTAAAAAGTGAGGATTTGTCGATAACTACACAATTACTAGCAGTAGCTTTTGGTATAAATTCTTTTGATACTTCTGAACCTACACAAAAAAAAGCAATATCGATATCGTCAAAATGTAAACTTTTTAAACTATTAATTTGTAGTATTTTTTCTCCAAAGCTTACTTCTCGCCCTAGAGCGCTATCTGAAGCTATAGCATAAACTTTATTAATGGGGAAATTACGCTCAGCTAGAATATTTAGAGTTTCACGCCCTACATTTCCTGTAGCTCCGATTACTGCAATATTGTATTTTTTAGTCATTATTTATTAATCCGATGAGTTTTTCACCTCCGATAATATGGAAATGGAAATGAAAAATAGTTTGTCCTGATTTCTCGCCTTTATTAGTTATTAAACGATAACCGTCTTTATCTAAACCCGCTTCATTTGCTATATCAGAAAGTTTAGCAAAAAAATGTTTTATTTCGTCTATAGAAGCTTTAGAGATGAAATCGGCATAATCTATATATTCGTTTTTAGGTATAACGATAATATGTACAGGTGCTACGGGTGCTATATCTTTGAATGCTAAAATTTGTTCGTCTTCATAAATTATTTCTGCCGGAAGATTTTTACCTATGATTTTTGCAAAAACATTTTCTTTGTTATACATCATTTTATTCCTGTTAAAAGCTTTATTGTATGGCTTAATTTTCCGTCATTGCGAGTAAAAAATGTAAGTTTTGACTAAGCAATCCAGTAAGAAATGCTAATTTTAGCATTTCTTTAATTTTTTTCTGGATTGCCTTGCAGTGTGCAGTCTACGACTGCTTGCAATGACGATTTAATATTTATGAAACCACGTTGTTGTTAAACAAGCATACTACGTTTTAGAAATTTTAATTCAGCTTCAATTCTAGAGTTGGCAATTATTATATCTTCTAGTCGGTAATTATTTCTTTTTAAATAATTTTCTCTAATATCTGAAGCACAAAAGCCGAAGCCTAATATTAAGACTATCTTAAATATAAACTTTAACTCTTCGATATTAATCGCCGTAACGATTATATTCGCTATTACGGCAATAGTAACAATTAACCACATTTTATGGTATAATGCCCAAAATATACTTAAAAGAGCCGCTATCCATGAAAAGCCTTCTGCAATAACAATAAAATTATTATTTTTTTGTGTGGAGTTAATGTATATTGCGTATATATTCATTATTTAAGTTTAAGCCTTGAAAATTCAAGGGACAATAATTAATTAAATTGGATTAGTCAAGTATACTCGTTTAATTTGGAAAATTGGCTACGTCGTTTTGGTAAGTCCTCGGATGCTCACGTATTAATATACGCTCCGCTCCTCGGCTTACAGACTCCGTGCTCTTTTCCA harbors:
- a CDS encoding energy transducer TonB translates to MKSNQNKDNFTVFLSCSIVLHLLLLYFFLFGMPSLFKKLPKEQTITFEMLPVSDKSNIITQTKQKEAPIENEDAKKSEQSKPKEEPQDLSKEEKAKEPEAKTMEAKPKIEEKKPIEEPKSEKAKEALPEKKEEVKEETPKAEEKKQAEEKKKPEEKKEETKPAEKPKDVKKKKPKTDELDSLLKNLEQSSEGDNVKSNKHQRSKKADNAQEAKGVYTDGLPLSDSDTSLIKRQIERHWSNVPAGVRGNNKVKVIISITLDKAGNVEQAKVNKKICPNIPASVCEALADNAIRAVWQASPIENLDSARFNHWKEINFSFDPSKL
- a CDS encoding HD domain-containing protein; translated protein: MKDIEYWEKNFESCKYSDQLIERLLFLNTQVKQPIDIREVQKGIYYARKYHGEQMRQSGDPYYSHPIAVTIMVAEFVAKEVPKLFTFRMLQAALLHDTIEDTELTEEIISNIFDEEVARHVAGLTRIKPWGKISSEKSLILLIKQQRYDTALIKLFDRIHNLQTLEAKSPEKAHKIIKETLKSFLVLSEILEIPSVSELIYAECYKNNLKFNINSTFNKIINFDSFPFSQNKLLP
- a CDS encoding MFS transporter, which codes for MLGYEKEQRSLNTEQKQAVGLLSIGTFLEYFDLMLYVHMAVLLNNLFFPEYDPFTFSLLTAFSFCSTYLLRPIGALIFGYIGDHFGRKIVVVLTTLLMAITCVIIGSMPTYAQIGITASWVLTICRIIQGMSATAEARGAELYLTENSSPPIQYPLVTIITVFSAVGTTVALGIASIFTNQNIYHHESSWRIAFFVGATIAFVGTIARTSLKEAEAFSNKRNKLKLRLQENNIMLEEIDKDILDQKVPNTTSIWYFFIQCARPPCFYFVYIYCGDILKRECGFTPNQIINQNFWVSIIDLLGIIGLAFISYKIHPLKILKVKLYLFFTSLIFFPIMLNYNPTPLYIFIFQCLAALFVFDHVPAAPIFYKYFPVFKRFTYTSMLSAIAKLFTYIITSFGLVYITNSLGYWGLFLIFIPVGITFFMGVTYFEKMETNRNL
- a CDS encoding HlyD family type I secretion periplasmic adaptor subunit codes for the protein MQDLKHNKPQITPEQLRQLLSLREDALNLKGQSSKRKALINTTLKKTSHAIEFLLVKLDRFVNFITKKTDKDRNNVAQAARSPILFGIYVMIFLVLIGGLWSALAPLDSGAVAVGIVMPSTNKKTIQHHEGGIINAIYVKQGDKVKEGDKLIELEETRIKSEHENILGQYRNFLATENRLMAERDNLEQIEFSDFLMQDINLPEVAKIIHTQENLFRSRKEVYNSEKDALHQNIAQLEKKIEGLEAKKVAASKTAEVYQDRLKALRTLKEKGFVQKAALLDQEAKVAASKSDVATTEAEIAGIRHAITETQIKIINQQNKYTERTLTELREAQVQTASLKEKYNALTDSLNRVIIRSPVDGIVNNLKYHTIGGVISHGQPIMEISPTNDPLIIEAKVSQKNIDSVHEGLVAKIRFSAFKSRTTPTFTGKVVSISPDIVQDERQHPGQQQDNYYVARVEIDMDEFNKVAKVKNLELHPGMQAEVQIVTGTRTLLRYLLDPVTDTAFKAFREK
- a CDS encoding type I secretion system permease/ATPase; translated protein: MDNKNNNLNKKNPLVIALGECRTAFWIVFWFAFVINLLMLITPLYSLQVLDRVLGSGNLQTLLFLSIIIAYIYFVYGLLQIARSFTLIKVGEWLDRTVAPVIFASSISAAATRANMGSSQLLRDFQAVKTFLTSTGINTLFDAPWSLIYIAVIFSIHPYIGLITVFGAIIIVSTAFFNAAATNKTLGEATEFSIKGMTQADIANRNAEAIEAMGMMKNVTKNWHKFNILALDKQSVASYRNGVISNFSRFIRNIMQMAVTGVGAYIVVKSHSADMTPGNMIMSSIIVGRALAPFDNAIDLWKSMSGAIKSYKNINNLFNTYSSRDETMPIPNVDGHLTVENIYYAHPIPQYLPQPPVPKYILKGVSFAVQPGEVLAIIGPSATGKSTLAKIIVGVWKESSGSVRLDSAEIYRWNREDFGRHVGYLPQGIELFSGSIKQNIARMEEDADPQKVIEAAKIAGAHEMILRFPDGYDSDIGPAGSNLSGGQRQRIGLARAFYGNPKLIILDEPNANLDEAGEVALASALKQAKLKGIAVLVISHRPSVLSVVDKILILQDGAVAVYGTAEEIQKHFKTLKSDTIHINN
- the asd gene encoding aspartate-semialdehyde dehydrogenase; protein product: MTKKYNIAVIGATGNVGRETLNILAERNFPINKVYAIASDSALGREVSFGEKILQINSLKSLHFDDIDIAFFCVGSEVSKEFIPKATASNCVVIDKSSLFRVDNQVPLIVPEVNLSTLKEFNTKNIIANPNCIVIPLAVVLKPLDNDIKIKRVVISTYQSVSGAGKAGMDELYDQTKSKYVFGEHDPKKFPKQIAFNLFPHIGDLNKDGYTSEEAKIASELNKIIGNHFKASVTAVRVPVFIGHSISVNIEFNDKIDAKEVEEILQDADGIVTISNNNYLAYISPVEVVGEDAVYVSRIRNDVSRDNTINLWITCDNLRKGAALNSVQIAEELINNYL
- a CDS encoding HIT domain-containing protein is translated as MYNKENVFAKIIGKNLPAEIIYEDEQILAFKDIAPVAPVHIIVIPKNEYIDYADFISKASIDEIKHFFAKLSDIANEAGLDKDGYRLITNKGEKSGQTIFHFHFHIIGGEKLIGLINND
- a CDS encoding DUF2628 domain-containing protein, whose protein sequence is MNIYAIYINSTQKNNNFIVIAEGFSWIAALLSIFWALYHKMWLIVTIAVIANIIVTAINIEELKFIFKIVLILGFGFCASDIRENYLKRNNYRLEDIIIANSRIEAELKFLKRSMLV
- a CDS encoding palindromic element RPE5 domain-containing protein: MEKSTESVSRGAERILIREHPRTYQNDVANFPN